In Streptomyces nojiriensis, the sequence CCGCGAGTGGGCGCTGCACCAGCTGGGCGAACCGCTCACCCTGGAGGCGCTGGCGCAGCACGCGGGGGTCTCGCCCCGGACCTTCTCGCGGCGCTTCGCCGAAGACACCGGGTACACGCCGATGCAGTGGGTCATGCGGGCCCGGATCGACGTGGCACGTGAGCTGCTGGAGCGTTCGGAGCGCAGTGTCGAGCAGATCGCGGACGACGTCGGCCTCGGCACCGGCGCCAATCTGCGCCTGCACTTCCACCGCATCCTCGGCACCACCCCGACCGAGTACCGGCGCACCTTCACCCAGGGCGAGTAGCCCGGGACGACGCGTGGCGAGATCCTTACGAACCATGGCGATCTCGCCGCTGTCGCGGAGGGTGATCGGCGGCGAACCTGATGGCGAACGAAAGGGACATCGTCATGACTCGCATTGCCATCAACGGATTCGGCCGCATCGGACGCAACGTGCTGCGCGCGCTCCTCGAGCGCGACACCGACCTCGAGGTCGTGGCCGTCAACGACCTGACGGAGCCCGCCACCCTCGCGCGGCTGCTCGCGTACGACACGACGTCCGGCCGGCTCGGCCGCCCGGTGACCGTCGAGGGGAACGTACTCGTCGTCGACGGACACCGGATCACGGTGCTGGCCGAGCGCGAGCCTGAGCAGCTGCCCTGGGCCGAGCTCGAGGTCGACCTCGTGCTGGAGGCGACCGGCCGCTTCACCTCTGCCGAGGCCGCCCGCGGCCACCTCAAGGCCGGTGCCCGCAAGGTGCTCGTCAGCGCTCCGTCCGACGGCGCCGACGTCACCCTCGCGTACGGGGTGAACACCGACGCCTACGACCCGGCCCTGCACACGATCGTCTCGAACGCGTCCTGCACCACCAACGCGCTCGCCCCGCTGGCCGCCGTGCTCGACGAGCTCGCGGGCATCGAGCACGGGTTCATGACCACCGTGCACGCCTACACGCAGGAGCAGAACCTGCAGGACGGCCCGCACCGCGACCCCCGCCGTGCCCGCGCCGCCGGCGTCAACATCGTGCCGACGTCGACCGGTGCCGCGAAGGCGATCGGCCTCGTGCTGCCGCAGCTCGACGGCAAGCTGTCGGGCGACTCGATCCGCGTGCCGGTCCCGGTGGGCTCGATCGTCGAGCTCAACACCACCGTCGCCCGCGACGTGACGCGCGAGGAGATCCTCGAGGCCTACCGCGCCGCCGCGCAGGGGCCGCTGGCCGGGGTGCTGGAGTACTCCGACGACCCGCTCGTGTCCTCCGACATCACGGGCAACCCCGCCTCGTCGATCTTCGACTCGGAGCTCACCCGGGTCGACGGCCGCCACGTCAAGGTGGTCGCCTGGTACGACAACGAGTGGGGCTTCTCGAACCGTGTGATCGACACGCTCACGCTCCTCGCCGCGGGCTGACCCGACAGCGGTCCCCGGTGGGGGCGGGCCAGGCGCCCGCGTGCGGTAGGTCCAGGTCATCGATCCCGGTGGCCCGACCGGCCGCGCGCGGGCGCCTCGGCGTACCCGCCCGGCCGCGCCGGGGCTTCGTACTGCTGCGGCCCGCTCAGCGCATGCGCGGAAGGCGGAGGCTGAGCAGGACGGTCAGCGCGATCAGGCCGAGCTGGACGAGCAGGGTGGTGGACACGGCCGCGCGCAGGCCGGCCGTCGCGACCAGCTCGAGGAAGAGGCTGCCGAGCGTGGCGACCCCGAGCGCCACGGCGGACTGCTGGGCCGTGATCATGACGCCGCCGCCCACCCCGGCCCGGTCGGCGGGGACGTCCGACAGCATCAGGCGCATCAGGACCGGCAGTTGGAGGCCCTGGCCCAGTCCCGCGAGGGCCACACCCGGCGCGAGTACGGCCACGCCGAGGTCCGGCCAGCCGTGGCGGAGGGTGGCCAGCAGGAGGGCGATCCCGGCCGCTTGGACGACACCTCCGGCGGTGATGGTCCGGCTGC encodes:
- the gap gene encoding type I glyceraldehyde-3-phosphate dehydrogenase encodes the protein MTRIAINGFGRIGRNVLRALLERDTDLEVVAVNDLTEPATLARLLAYDTTSGRLGRPVTVEGNVLVVDGHRITVLAEREPEQLPWAELEVDLVLEATGRFTSAEAARGHLKAGARKVLVSAPSDGADVTLAYGVNTDAYDPALHTIVSNASCTTNALAPLAAVLDELAGIEHGFMTTVHAYTQEQNLQDGPHRDPRRARAAGVNIVPTSTGAAKAIGLVLPQLDGKLSGDSIRVPVPVGSIVELNTTVARDVTREEILEAYRAAAQGPLAGVLEYSDDPLVSSDITGNPASSIFDSELTRVDGRHVKVVAWYDNEWGFSNRVIDTLTLLAAG